ATCAACTGGTGCCGGGCCCATGGCGCCACTCCCCTGGTGGGGTTGCGCCGTGTTGATCAGGCCGAAGCGGCTGCCGCGGCCGCCACCTGGTGCCTCGACGATGGGGAACGAGGCGATCTGGACCGGGTGGCGCGGCGGTGCCAGGGGCGCATGCCGGCCAATCCGTTTCAGAGCGGCTGAGACGCTCAGGCGCTGAGGGCGTCGGTTGGATCCGGGCTCAGCACCACCGGCAGGGCGGCCGGCCGAGGCTGGGGGGCCTCGGTCCGCTGCAGCAGCCTCACCACCTGGGGATCGGCCGGTTCGCCGCCGAGGCTGCCGTCTTCGCCGGGTCCGCAGGCACTGAGGGCCTCCTGCAGCAGGGAATCAAAGGTGGAGCCGGGTAGCCGGTGGCGAGCCAGTTCCAGGAAGGCGCGGGAGAGGGATTCGCCTGCGGCCGCCCGCAGCGCCGGGTTGGAGCGCCGCAGTTCCTGTTCCTGGGCGATCGAGTTGAGGAACCGCTGGGTGATGTCCCGTTTGGTGGTGGCCCGGATGCGGGTGTCCTGGTCGGCCTCGCTCAGGAACGTCTGGGCCTCCAGCTCCTGCAGGCGGCGGTTGAGGCTGTCGAGGACGTCCTGGGCTTCCTTATTGATGTGGGTGAGCTGGCCGTCGGACAGGCGGGGCAGGTCGGCCACATAGACCTTGCCGTGGTCCCGCAGGGTCAGAAAGGTGGGGCGCTGGCCGCCCGTGCCTTCCCGCTGCACCGGAGCCCCACCGTCCCGCAGACGGGGACGTGGCTGCTGGGGCCGCTGGGGAGGAATCGGGCCGGCGGAACTACGGCGGCGGGTGATGCGTCTGGACGTATCGAACATCGGGCAGCGAAATCTTTTGAACGTCTTGGGAGCGTGTGGGGGACTGGTTGTGGCGGTAATGACGCCCACGACCTTAGGGAAAGCGGTGGATGGGGGCCGCTGGCGCCTCAGTGCGGCAATCCGGCCAGGGGGTGCTCCCCCGGCTCGCCCGCCGCGATGCTGCCGAGCTCCCAGGCCTGATGGCCCGAGGAACGGCAGAGATCGATGATGCCAGGGGAGGCTTCTGCTGGGACCACCAGGCAGAAACCGACCCCCAGATTGAAAGTGTTCCAGAGATCGACCTCCGGCACCTGGCCCCGCTCCTGCAGCCAGCGGAACAGGGGCGGACGTTCCCAGCTGTCGGGGTCGACCACCGCATGGACCCCCGCGGGCAGGCAGCGGGGCAGGTTCTCCGGCAAGCCGCCGCCGGTGATGTGGGCCATGGCATGGAGCGGCAGCCCCGACCGGCGCAGGTCCTTCACCAGCGACGCATAAAGCAGTGTCGGGGTCAGCAGGGCTTCGATCAGTCCTTGCCCGGTTGCCGGCAACAGGGTGGCGGCGTCGACCGCTTCGGCCTCCAGGATGCGCCGCACCAGGCTGAAACCATTGCTGTGGACGCCGCTGCTGGCCACCGCCACGATCCGGTCACCCAGGCTGACGCGGGCGCCGTCGATCCGTTCCTCCTCCTCCACCACCGCCACACAGAACCCGGCCAGGTCGTAGCGGCCGGCGCCGTAGAAGCCCGGCATCTCGGCGGTTTCGCCCCCCAGCAGGGCGCAGCCGCTCTGGCGGCAACCATCGGCGATGCCTTCCACCACCTCGGCCATGGCCTCGGGGCCGAGCTTGCCGGTGGCGATGTAATCCAGGAAGAAGAGTGGTTCCGCGCCGCTGGTGATCACGTCGTTGACGCACATGGCGACCAGGTCGATGCCCACGCCGTGGTGGCTGCCATGGGCCTGGGCGAGCTCGAGCTTGGTGCCCACCCCGTCGGTGCCGGCCACCAGCAGGGGGCGTTTCATCCCGGCCGGCAGGCGGCAGAGCCCGCCGAAGCCGCCCAGTCCCCCCACCACCTCCGGCCGCCGGGTCGTCTCGACACTGGTTCGGATGCGTTCCACGAAGGCGCGGCCCGCGGCGACGTCAACGCCGGCAGAGCGGTAGTCCATGGGGCAAGGGTCAGCGCTGCACCGATCCTGCATCGGCATGGGGCCGCGGGAGGCGCCTGGAGCACTCTGGGCATGGACGATCGACCGATTGGCCCACGCTCCCATCGCCTGGACTTATGCCATTGATCAAATCCACTGATGTTTTGCCAGCGCCGGTGGGCCAGTCAGGTCAGTGGACGCCTGGAGGGGTGGCAAAGATGAAGAAAACTGATAGGTCCTGAGGCCTGTCTGCAGCGCATTGGAGCCCCGTGCAGTTCGGATAGTTTTCCGGGGTCGTCATTTTCTCTTAGGAATTCGCCAGGCCATTTCGGCCGCGTTCGACTCAGTCACCACCACTTCAGGTCTGGTTGTCGTCAACGCCCGAATGCAGTCACCAGGAACGTCGTTCCTTGATGTCTTGCTCAGCCAGTGTCTTCCGCTTGTCATGCGAGTCACTCAACTCCTGGGCGCCGCCGCCCTCCTCTTCACCAGCAGCATCGCTCCGGCCCAGGCCGGCTCCCTTACTGCCCAGCAGGCCCCTGGGAGTTCCGTTGCCATCCGCCCCGCCGACTTTCCCTCCACCTGGGAGCGTTTCGTCGAAGAGATCCGCACCGTGCCCACGGCGAGCAACCTGATCGCCTCCGCCGGTCGCGTCACCACCGGTCAGGCCAGCTGGTACGGCCCCGGTTTCTTCGGCAACCGCACCGCCAGTGGGGAGGTCTTCCGTCCCGGCACCCTCACCGCCGCCCACCGCACCCTGCCTTTCGGCACCAAGGTGCGCGTCACCAACCTCTGGAACGGACGTTCCGCTGTGGTGCGCATCAATGACCGTGGTCCGTTCCACGGCAGCCGCGTCATCGACCTGGCCCACGGAGCCGCCCAGGAACTGGGCCTCACCGCCAGCGGCGTTGCCC
This portion of the Cyanobium sp. AMD-g genome encodes:
- the purM gene encoding phosphoribosylformylglycinamidine cyclo-ligase; the protein is MDYRSAGVDVAAGRAFVERIRTSVETTRRPEVVGGLGGFGGLCRLPAGMKRPLLVAGTDGVGTKLELAQAHGSHHGVGIDLVAMCVNDVITSGAEPLFFLDYIATGKLGPEAMAEVVEGIADGCRQSGCALLGGETAEMPGFYGAGRYDLAGFCVAVVEEEERIDGARVSLGDRIVAVASSGVHSNGFSLVRRILEAEAVDAATLLPATGQGLIEALLTPTLLYASLVKDLRRSGLPLHAMAHITGGGLPENLPRCLPAGVHAVVDPDSWERPPLFRWLQERGQVPEVDLWNTFNLGVGFCLVVPAEASPGIIDLCRSSGHQAWELGSIAAGEPGEHPLAGLPH
- a CDS encoding septal ring lytic transglycosylase RlpA family protein, producing MRVTQLLGAAALLFTSSIAPAQAGSLTAQQAPGSSVAIRPADFPSTWERFVEEIRTVPTASNLIASAGRVTTGQASWYGPGFFGNRTASGEVFRPGTLTAAHRTLPFGTKVRVTNLWNGRSAVVRINDRGPFHGSRVIDLAHGAAQELGLTASGVAQVKLEVLP